In Acidimicrobiales bacterium, one genomic interval encodes:
- a CDS encoding 6-phosphofructokinase, with protein sequence MTNDAKLGILVGGGPAPGINSVIGAATIRAELAGVPVIGIRDGFEHLMAGDTSHVTELTAESVSRIHFRGGSILGTARANPTKDPALLDACIDSLGRLGITHLITIGGDDTAYSAMRLAERSEGRLQVVHAPKTIDNDLDLPPWVDTFGFQTARHQGVGIVSNLMTDAKTTGRWYFVIAMGRKAGHLALGIGKAAGATITLIPEEFGDHIALSELVDTLVGSIIKRRRAGRRDGVAVIAEGVVLSLDPAELEELEDVELDEHGHVRIAEIDIGQILKVKVRERLAELGIKTTIVAKDVGYELRCADPIPVDMEYTRDLGYCAAKYLISGGSGVMITMQAGHFVPVPFAEMLDPETGRTAVRVVDVNSTRYAIARRYMLRVRRDDFDDADELAALADAAGLSVDAFRAMFEPIVAKEPPALDLHVAAADAPPPG encoded by the coding sequence ATGACCAACGACGCCAAGCTCGGGATCCTCGTCGGCGGCGGCCCCGCGCCGGGGATCAACAGCGTGATCGGGGCGGCCACCATCCGCGCCGAGCTGGCCGGGGTGCCCGTGATCGGCATCCGTGACGGCTTCGAGCACCTCATGGCCGGCGACACGAGCCATGTCACCGAGCTGACGGCCGAGTCGGTGAGCCGCATCCACTTCCGGGGCGGGTCGATCCTTGGCACCGCCCGGGCCAACCCCACCAAGGACCCGGCCCTGCTCGACGCCTGCATCGACTCGCTCGGGCGCCTCGGCATCACCCACCTGATCACCATCGGCGGGGACGACACCGCCTACTCGGCCATGCGCCTCGCCGAGCGCTCCGAAGGCCGGCTCCAGGTCGTCCACGCCCCCAAGACCATCGACAACGACCTCGACCTGCCGCCGTGGGTGGACACCTTCGGCTTCCAGACCGCCCGCCATCAGGGTGTGGGGATCGTCTCGAACCTCATGACCGACGCCAAGACCACGGGGCGCTGGTACTTCGTCATCGCGATGGGACGGAAGGCCGGCCACCTCGCCCTCGGCATCGGCAAGGCCGCGGGGGCCACCATCACGTTGATCCCCGAAGAGTTCGGCGACCACATCGCGCTGTCCGAGCTGGTCGACACGCTCGTGGGCAGCATCATCAAGCGTCGCCGAGCGGGTCGCCGCGACGGGGTGGCGGTGATCGCCGAGGGCGTGGTCCTCAGCCTCGACCCCGCCGAGCTCGAAGAGCTCGAGGACGTGGAGCTCGACGAGCACGGCCACGTCCGCATCGCGGAGATCGACATCGGCCAGATCCTCAAGGTGAAGGTGCGCGAGCGCCTCGCCGAGCTCGGCATCAAGACCACCATCGTGGCCAAGGACGTCGGCTACGAGCTGCGGTGCGCCGACCCCATCCCGGTGGACATGGAGTACACGCGCGACCTCGGCTACTGCGCCGCCAAGTACCTCATCTCCGGGGGCAGCGGCGTGATGATCACGATGCAGGCGGGGCACTTCGTGCCCGTGCCCTTCGCCGAGATGCTCGACCCCGAGACCGGCCGCACCGCCGTGCGGGTGGTCGACGTCAACTCCACCCGCTACGCCATCGCCCGCCGCTACATGCTGCGGGTGCGCCGCGACGACTTCGACGACGCCGACGAGCTGGCGGCGCTGGCCGACGCCGCCGGCCTGTCCGTCGACGCCTTCCGGGCCATGTTCGAGCCCATCGTGGCCAAGGAGCCGCCGGCACTCGACCTCCACGTCGCCGCCGCCGACGCCCCGCCCCCGGGCTGA
- a CDS encoding aminotransferase class I/II-fold pyridoxal phosphate-dependent enzyme: MTSSRFDDVSVERLRRRRTVKWSLYGPDVLAAWVAEMDFDVAKAVKAALLDAVEREDFGYVEADTSELTDAAAAFFTATYGWEVSPRRVFLVADVLAGIAGALGAFVPAGAPVVLPTPAYPPLFDVIELSGRPVVPVAMIGGDGGGMAVAPAGPGDPASPGSPRRSSETAAEAGTTAGASPAAGPPPTSGTALRAAVLDLERIDAALAAGARAVLLTNPHNPTGRVFTAGELQGLAAVVDRHGGRVIADEVHGPLTSPGHPFVPYASVSDAAAEHAVTVISASKAWNLAGLKCAQVVATNHDDADQWRRLPLFAVPGPSPLGIAASVAAYRDGLDARGWLADLVAYLDGNRRRLVELVGAELPGVRLHPPEGTFLAWLDCAALGLEDPARFFLDEARVALSDGPPYGGGLDVSGPGGGASSYAQHVRLNFATSAALLDRIVGSMGEALRRR, encoded by the coding sequence ATGACCTCCTCGCGCTTCGACGACGTCTCGGTCGAGCGGCTGCGGCGCCGGCGCACGGTGAAGTGGTCGCTCTACGGCCCCGACGTGCTGGCCGCCTGGGTGGCCGAGATGGACTTCGACGTGGCGAAGGCGGTGAAGGCGGCGCTGCTCGACGCCGTCGAGCGCGAGGACTTCGGCTACGTCGAGGCCGACACCTCCGAGCTCACGGACGCGGCCGCCGCCTTCTTCACCGCCACCTACGGGTGGGAGGTGTCCCCGCGGCGGGTGTTCCTCGTCGCCGACGTCCTGGCGGGGATCGCCGGCGCCCTCGGCGCGTTCGTGCCCGCCGGCGCCCCCGTCGTCCTCCCGACCCCGGCCTACCCGCCGCTGTTCGACGTGATCGAGCTGTCGGGCCGGCCGGTGGTCCCCGTGGCCATGATCGGCGGCGACGGCGGCGGGATGGCCGTCGCCCCCGCCGGCCCAGGCGACCCGGCGTCGCCCGGCTCGCCGAGGCGGTCGAGCGAGACCGCTGCCGAGGCGGGCACGACCGCCGGCGCCTCACCGGCTGCCGGTCCGCCCCCCACGTCGGGCACCGCCCTGCGTGCAGCAGTGCTGGACCTCGAGCGCATCGACGCGGCCCTCGCCGCCGGCGCCCGAGCGGTGCTGCTCACCAACCCGCACAACCCCACCGGTCGGGTCTTCACCGCCGGCGAGCTGCAGGGCCTGGCGGCGGTGGTCGACCGCCACGGCGGCCGGGTGATCGCCGACGAGGTGCACGGGCCGCTCACCTCCCCCGGCCACCCGTTCGTGCCGTACGCCTCGGTGTCGGATGCGGCGGCGGAGCACGCCGTGACGGTCATCTCGGCATCCAAGGCGTGGAACCTGGCCGGCCTCAAGTGCGCCCAGGTGGTGGCCACCAACCACGACGACGCCGACCAGTGGCGGCGCCTCCCGCTGTTCGCCGTGCCCGGCCCCTCGCCCCTCGGCATCGCCGCCTCCGTCGCCGCCTACCGGGACGGCCTCGACGCCCGGGGGTGGCTCGCGGATCTGGTGGCGTACCTCGACGGGAACCGCCGGCGCCTGGTCGAGCTCGTCGGCGCCGAGCTGCCCGGCGTGCGCCTCCACCCACCCGAGGGGACGTTCCTCGCCTGGCTCGACTGCGCCGCGCTCGGCCTCGAAGACCCCGCCCGCTTCTTCCTCGACGAGGCCCGGGTGGCGCTCAGCGACGGCCCGCCCTACGGCGGAGGACTGGACGTCTCGGGTCCCGGCGGTGGAGCGTCCTCCTACGCCCAGCACGTGCGCCTCAACTTCGCCACCTCGGCGGCGCTGCTCGACCGCATCGTCGGGTCGATGGGGGAGGCCCTCCGTCGGCGCTGA
- a CDS encoding PaaI family thioesterase, which yields MPDAAADPLAPRAAAHAPLPDDAAALWKNFCVWPDRVYLPKFLGFEVEELREDYCRLRLPYRPELEQPAGPVHGGAVASLIDTVVVPAVGWVFPTVPQMLTLTMNVEYRAALIRADAVAEGWITQRGNSIVFAEAEVRAADDARVVANGRLVYKVRPATAA from the coding sequence ATGCCTGACGCCGCCGCCGACCCGCTCGCCCCTCGCGCCGCCGCCCACGCCCCGCTGCCCGACGACGCCGCCGCGCTCTGGAAGAACTTCTGCGTGTGGCCCGACCGGGTGTACCTGCCGAAGTTCCTCGGCTTCGAGGTCGAGGAGCTGCGCGAGGACTACTGCCGGCTCCGCCTGCCCTACCGACCCGAGCTCGAGCAGCCCGCCGGCCCCGTGCACGGCGGTGCCGTCGCCTCGCTCATCGACACCGTGGTGGTGCCCGCCGTCGGCTGGGTGTTCCCCACCGTTCCTCAGATGCTCACGCTCACGATGAACGTCGAGTACCGGGCGGCGCTGATCCGGGCCGACGCCGTGGCCGAGGGCTGGATCACCCAGCGGGGCAACTCGATCGTGTTCGCGGAGGCCGAGGTCCGGGCGGCCGACGACGCCCGGGTGGTGGCCAACGGCCGCCTCGTCTACAAGGTCCGTCCGGCGACCGCGGCCTGA
- a CDS encoding cytochrome P450 → MSAEAGPRSEGAPSPADGMTPDETVAALFFQPDALDDPTPYYHHLRSVAPVHHSGTGAIFLSRYEDCREVLRDNRFGKSNREGDSLIPSSDPAATEFRRDLLRRRGANRPMSMLFLNPPTHTRQRGLVSRAFTPRRVEEMRSRIRTLADGVVDRFVESGGGDLLDAIGFPLPVAVIGAMVGVPEPDWPQFRSLITAAAAGIEAGASVDDLKAAEAANAQVYGYFQDLVAERRAQPRDDLLSDLLAVNDDGDRLSEPEIIVVAMLLFAAGFETTTNLIGNGTVALLRNPDEMARLWADPTLLPTAVEEMLRWDSPVQLDVRTALEPAEVAGEPVDVGQSVVTLLGAANRDPDHFTDPDRFDVGRDEGPPMSFASGIHHCLGANLARAEGQEVFAALRDRCRTIELDGPLVRRHRMTLRGFQAVSVRVTPR, encoded by the coding sequence GTGAGCGCTGAAGCAGGGCCCCGGTCGGAAGGGGCGCCGTCGCCGGCGGACGGGATGACGCCGGACGAGACCGTCGCCGCCTTGTTCTTCCAGCCCGACGCCCTCGACGACCCGACGCCCTACTACCACCACCTTCGTTCGGTGGCCCCGGTGCACCACAGCGGCACGGGCGCCATCTTCCTCAGCCGCTACGAGGACTGCCGCGAGGTCCTGCGGGACAACCGCTTCGGCAAGTCGAACCGTGAAGGCGACAGCCTCATCCCCAGCAGCGACCCCGCCGCCACCGAGTTCCGCCGGGACCTCCTCCGCCGGCGGGGCGCCAATCGGCCCATGTCGATGTTGTTCCTCAACCCGCCGACCCACACCCGCCAGCGCGGGCTGGTGTCGCGGGCGTTCACGCCCCGGCGGGTCGAGGAGATGAGATCGCGCATCCGCACCCTGGCCGACGGCGTGGTCGACCGCTTCGTCGAGTCCGGCGGTGGCGACCTGCTCGACGCGATCGGCTTCCCCCTGCCGGTGGCCGTCATCGGTGCCATGGTCGGGGTCCCCGAGCCCGACTGGCCCCAATTCCGCAGCCTCATCACCGCCGCGGCCGCGGGCATCGAGGCCGGCGCCAGCGTGGACGACCTGAAGGCTGCGGAAGCCGCCAACGCCCAGGTCTACGGCTACTTCCAGGACCTCGTGGCCGAGCGCCGCGCCCAACCGCGCGACGACCTGTTGTCGGACCTGCTGGCGGTGAACGACGACGGCGACCGCCTCAGCGAGCCCGAGATCATCGTCGTGGCCATGCTGCTGTTCGCCGCGGGCTTCGAGACCACCACGAACCTGATCGGCAACGGCACCGTCGCGCTGTTGCGCAACCCGGACGAGATGGCCCGCCTCTGGGCGGATCCGACCCTGCTGCCCACCGCGGTCGAGGAGATGCTCCGCTGGGACTCGCCGGTGCAGCTCGACGTCCGCACCGCGCTCGAGCCGGCCGAGGTGGCGGGCGAGCCGGTGGACGTGGGCCAGAGCGTGGTCACCCTGCTCGGGGCGGCCAACCGGGACCCTGATCACTTCACCGACCCGGACCGCTTCGACGTCGGCCGCGACGAGGGCCCGCCCATGAGCTTCGCCTCGGGCATCCACCACTGCCTCGGTGCCAACCTGGCCCGGGCCGAGGGGCAGGAGGTGTTCGCCGCCCTTCGCGACCGCTGCCGCACCATCGAGCTCGACGGGCCGCTCGTGCGGCGTCACCGCATGACCCTCCGCGGCTTCCAGGCCGTTTCCGTGCGCGTCACGCCCCGCTGA
- a CDS encoding nitroreductase family deazaflavin-dependent oxidoreductase, producing the protein MSETPDMNDWNAQIIAEFRANDGQVGGQFEGAPLLLLHSTGAKTGQERIAPVMYQAVDGGWAIFASKAGAPDNPDWFHNLRANPDASIEVGADTKAVRAEILAGEERSTIWETQKERFPGFAEYEEKTDREIPVVLLRPAD; encoded by the coding sequence ATGTCCGAAACGCCCGACATGAACGACTGGAACGCGCAGATCATCGCCGAGTTCCGGGCCAACGACGGCCAGGTCGGCGGTCAGTTCGAAGGAGCGCCGCTGCTGCTCCTGCATTCCACCGGCGCCAAGACCGGCCAGGAACGCATCGCCCCCGTCATGTACCAGGCCGTCGACGGCGGCTGGGCCATCTTCGCCTCGAAGGCCGGCGCCCCCGACAACCCCGACTGGTTCCACAACCTGCGCGCCAATCCCGACGCCAGCATCGAGGTGGGCGCCGACACGAAGGCCGTGCGGGCCGAGATCCTCGCCGGCGAGGAGCGCTCGACCATCTGGGAGACCCAGAAGGAGCGCTTCCCGGGTTTCGCGGAGTACGAGGAGAAGACCGACCGGGAGATCCCGGTCGTCCTCCTGCGCCCCGCCGACTGA
- a CDS encoding N-acetyltransferase — translation MSEVAVVHAPDQGRFEVRVDGEVAGFAEYVLRDGRYVFTHTEVDPAHEGEGLGSTLARGALDQVRAEGAPVVPLCPFIAAWIERHPDYDDLVDHEELRRRRDR, via the coding sequence GTGAGTGAGGTCGCGGTCGTCCACGCCCCGGACCAGGGCCGCTTCGAGGTCCGCGTCGACGGCGAGGTGGCGGGGTTCGCCGAGTACGTCCTCCGCGACGGGCGGTACGTGTTCACCCACACTGAGGTCGACCCCGCGCACGAAGGCGAGGGCCTCGGGTCCACGTTGGCGCGCGGCGCACTGGATCAGGTGCGGGCCGAGGGGGCGCCGGTGGTCCCGCTTTGCCCGTTCATCGCGGCGTGGATCGAGCGCCATCCCGACTACGACGACCTCGTCGACCACGAGGAGCTTCGCCGACGCCGGGACCGCTGA
- a CDS encoding aspartate aminotransferase family protein, whose translation MSDVDALFARAAQVAAAYRSRVGELPVAGPATPDELRAAFSLPLPTATLPAEQVLDELVAAAEPGLVHTAGGRFFGFVIGGSYELAVAADMVTAGWDQCAYNGVLTPSGAMAEEVAGGWLKELLGLPPTASVGFVTGGQEANTVGLASGRHHVLAEAGWDVEADGLAGAPRVRIVAGAERHATIDRALRLLGFGTNTLEPVDVDVNGAIRPDALADTLAAQPPGPTIVCLQAGNVNTGACDPLREAIGVARDHGAWVHVDGAFGLWAAASPTTRHLVDGIEGADSWGCDGHKWLNLTYDSGFAICSRPEVHAAAVRYSAAYLTGSGGADLGMSDFTMESSRRAKGFATWALLRHLGRDGVAHVVDHLCAMARRFAAGLADGGLRIANDVVLNIVLADAGDDATNRAIAAAVQAEGTCWLATTEWQGRTLLRMSLSSRATTEIDIDQSVASVLRQARSRA comes from the coding sequence ATGAGCGACGTCGACGCCCTCTTCGCCCGGGCCGCCCAGGTGGCGGCTGCCTACCGCTCCCGGGTGGGCGAGCTCCCCGTCGCGGGGCCGGCGACGCCCGACGAGCTGCGCGCCGCCTTCTCCCTCCCGCTGCCCACCGCCACCCTGCCCGCCGAGCAGGTGCTCGACGAGCTGGTCGCGGCCGCCGAGCCCGGGCTGGTGCACACCGCCGGCGGGCGCTTCTTCGGGTTCGTCATCGGCGGCTCCTACGAGCTCGCCGTCGCCGCGGACATGGTCACCGCGGGCTGGGACCAGTGCGCCTACAACGGCGTGCTGACGCCCTCGGGGGCCATGGCCGAAGAGGTTGCCGGCGGCTGGCTGAAGGAGCTGCTGGGCCTGCCCCCCACCGCCTCGGTCGGGTTCGTCACCGGCGGGCAGGAGGCCAACACCGTCGGGCTCGCCTCCGGCCGCCACCACGTGCTCGCCGAGGCGGGCTGGGACGTCGAGGCCGACGGGTTGGCCGGCGCGCCACGGGTGCGCATCGTGGCCGGGGCCGAGCGCCACGCCACCATCGATCGGGCCCTGCGCCTGCTCGGCTTCGGCACGAACACCCTCGAGCCGGTCGACGTCGACGTCAACGGCGCCATCCGCCCGGACGCCCTGGCCGACACCCTCGCCGCGCAGCCGCCGGGGCCGACCATCGTCTGCCTCCAAGCCGGCAACGTGAACACCGGCGCCTGCGACCCGCTGCGCGAGGCGATCGGCGTCGCCCGCGACCACGGCGCCTGGGTGCACGTCGACGGCGCCTTCGGCCTGTGGGCGGCGGCCAGCCCCACGACCCGCCACCTGGTGGACGGCATCGAGGGGGCCGACTCGTGGGGCTGCGACGGCCACAAGTGGCTCAACCTCACCTACGACTCGGGCTTCGCGATCTGCTCGCGGCCCGAGGTGCACGCCGCCGCCGTGCGCTACTCGGCGGCCTACCTGACGGGATCGGGGGGCGCCGACCTGGGCATGTCCGACTTCACCATGGAGTCGTCCCGCCGTGCCAAGGGCTTCGCCACGTGGGCGCTCCTGCGCCACCTCGGTCGCGACGGGGTGGCCCACGTCGTCGACCACCTCTGTGCGATGGCCCGACGCTTCGCCGCCGGCCTCGCCGATGGCGGGCTGCGCATCGCCAACGACGTGGTCCTCAACATCGTGCTGGCCGACGCGGGCGACGACGCCACCAACCGCGCCATCGCCGCCGCGGTCCAGGCCGAGGGCACCTGCTGGCTCGCCACCACCGAGTGGCAGGGCCGCACGCTCCTGCGGATGTCGCTGTCGAGCCGCGCCACCACCGAGATCGACATCGACCAGTCCGTCGCGTCGGTGCTCCGCCAGGCCCGCTCCCGCGCCTGA
- a CDS encoding nitroreductase family protein — translation MTDEPRDPPFDLAETDRLLSTTRSVRRRLDLDRPVELSVVLDCLRVATQAPTGSNRQDWRWMVVTDPAKKAEIARRYAENGTGYLTRAAQEATDERTRRVYEGALAFTEVLHRVPVLVIPCIEGRFDGVPNGVAASSYGSILPAAWSFLLALRSRGLGSVWTTLHLFQERAVAELLGIPDDVTQVALFPVAYTIGTDFRPAARRPVEEITFVDTWGATP, via the coding sequence TTGACCGACGAGCCCCGCGACCCGCCGTTCGACCTCGCCGAGACCGACCGCCTGCTGAGCACGACTCGCAGCGTGCGGCGCCGCCTCGACCTGGACCGGCCGGTCGAGTTGTCGGTGGTCCTCGACTGCCTCCGCGTCGCCACGCAGGCGCCGACCGGCAGCAACCGTCAGGACTGGCGCTGGATGGTGGTCACCGACCCGGCCAAGAAGGCAGAGATCGCCCGGCGCTACGCCGAGAACGGCACGGGGTACCTGACCCGGGCGGCGCAGGAGGCGACGGACGAGCGGACGCGCCGGGTCTATGAGGGTGCCCTGGCCTTCACCGAGGTGCTCCACCGGGTGCCGGTCCTGGTGATCCCGTGCATCGAGGGCCGTTTCGACGGCGTCCCGAACGGGGTGGCGGCCTCCTCGTACGGCTCGATCCTCCCGGCGGCGTGGAGCTTCCTGCTGGCCCTGCGCTCGCGGGGGCTCGGCTCGGTGTGGACCACGCTGCACCTCTTCCAGGAGCGCGCGGTGGCCGAGCTCCTCGGCATCCCCGACGACGTGACCCAGGTGGCGCTGTTCCCCGTCGCCTACACGATCGGCACCGACTTCCGGCCGGCGGCGCGGCGTCCCGTCGAGGAGATCACCTTCGTCGACACCTGGGGCGCCACGCCCTGA
- a CDS encoding acetyl-CoA C-acetyltransferase, translating to MAEALIIDACRTPRGIGKQGKGSLAHLHPQHLARTVLAALVDRNGFETADVDDVIWGTSSQVCEQSGDLGRMAALDAGYDITASGATLDRFCGSGITSANYGAHAVMAGMEDLVVTGGTEMMSLPKKGLLPMGANNLHLQAIHPQSHQGVCADAIASQEGIPREALDALAAESQRRAAVAIDEGRFDKSLIPVLNLDGTVALDHEEFPRPQTTEESLAQLSPSFPAVADYRHTEDSLTFRELINQKYPDLVIEHVHHAGNSSGVVDGAAAILMASEDYAKAHGLTPRARVVATANMGDDPTLMLNAPVPSARKVLAKAGMTLDDIDLLEVNEAFAVVVEKFLRDLEVDRDKVNVNGGAMALGHPIGATGAILIGTVLDELERRDQQVGLVTMCAGGGMAPAIIIERV from the coding sequence GTGGCTGAGGCGCTGATCATCGACGCATGCCGGACCCCCCGGGGGATCGGGAAGCAGGGCAAGGGGTCGCTCGCCCACCTGCACCCGCAGCACCTGGCCCGGACGGTGCTCGCCGCCCTGGTCGACCGCAACGGCTTCGAGACCGCCGACGTCGACGACGTCATCTGGGGCACCAGCTCGCAGGTGTGCGAGCAGTCCGGCGACCTCGGGCGCATGGCGGCGCTCGACGCCGGCTACGACATCACCGCCAGCGGCGCCACCCTCGACCGCTTCTGCGGCTCGGGCATCACCAGCGCCAACTACGGCGCCCACGCGGTGATGGCGGGCATGGAGGACCTCGTGGTCACCGGTGGCACCGAGATGATGTCGCTGCCCAAGAAGGGCCTGCTGCCCATGGGCGCCAACAACCTGCACCTCCAGGCCATCCACCCGCAGTCCCACCAGGGCGTCTGTGCGGATGCCATCGCCAGCCAGGAGGGCATCCCCCGTGAGGCGCTGGACGCCCTCGCCGCGGAGTCGCAGCGGCGGGCCGCGGTCGCCATCGACGAGGGCCGCTTCGACAAGAGCCTCATCCCGGTCCTCAACCTCGACGGCACCGTCGCCCTCGACCACGAGGAGTTCCCCCGGCCCCAGACCACCGAGGAGTCACTGGCGCAGCTCTCACCGAGCTTCCCCGCCGTGGCCGACTACCGCCACACCGAGGACAGCCTCACCTTCCGTGAGCTCATCAACCAGAAGTACCCCGATCTCGTCATCGAGCACGTCCACCACGCCGGCAACTCCTCGGGCGTGGTCGACGGGGCCGCCGCGATCCTGATGGCCAGCGAGGACTACGCCAAAGCGCACGGCCTCACGCCGCGGGCGCGCGTGGTGGCCACCGCAAACATGGGCGACGACCCGACGTTGATGCTCAACGCCCCGGTGCCGTCGGCCCGCAAGGTGCTGGCCAAGGCGGGCATGACCCTCGACGACATCGACCTCCTCGAGGTGAACGAGGCCTTCGCCGTGGTGGTCGAGAAGTTCCTGCGCGACCTCGAGGTGGACCGCGACAAGGTGAACGTCAACGGCGGCGCCATGGCTCTCGGCCACCCCATCGGGGCCACCGGCGCCATCCTCATCGGCACGGTGCTCGACGAGCTCGAGCGCCGCGACCAGCAGGTCGGCCTCGTGACCATGTGCGCCGGCGGCGGCATGGCCCCCGCCATCATCATCGAGCGCGTCTGA
- a CDS encoding DNA-processing protein DprA, translated as MARLDDGVLAALLLTSPLAGEGPPPLKARKFWALVAEVGDLAPLLTEVPADRPDADRLRTLLGRATAFAFSVEEAERQGITLLSALDPRYPARLRAGMGAQAPPVLHTVGPLEWLSGPCVAIAAEGGAAVDDESTLGAVRAAARQVASDGHTALTGGFATAVDAAASTAALDAGGAVIALLAHPLTAHLRRAEVRRAVHGGRLCLATPFRPDAPWSHTTDAGRATVAAALAERVVTIPDRAPTLLDDAPP; from the coding sequence ATGGCCCGCCTCGACGACGGCGTGCTCGCCGCCCTGCTCCTCACCAGCCCCCTCGCCGGCGAGGGTCCCCCGCCCCTGAAGGCCCGCAAGTTCTGGGCCCTGGTCGCCGAGGTGGGCGACCTCGCGCCCCTGCTCACCGAGGTGCCCGCCGACCGCCCCGACGCCGACCGACTCCGCACCCTGCTCGGCCGGGCCACTGCGTTCGCCTTCTCGGTCGAAGAGGCCGAGCGTCAAGGCATCACCCTGTTGTCCGCGCTCGACCCCCGCTACCCCGCCCGCCTCCGAGCGGGGATGGGGGCGCAGGCGCCGCCGGTGCTGCACACCGTCGGCCCGCTCGAGTGGCTGTCCGGACCCTGTGTGGCCATCGCGGCCGAGGGCGGGGCGGCGGTCGACGACGAGTCGACACTCGGGGCGGTGCGCGCCGCCGCCCGCCAGGTCGCGAGCGACGGCCACACCGCCCTCACGGGCGGCTTCGCCACTGCGGTCGACGCCGCCGCATCCACCGCCGCGCTCGACGCCGGCGGCGCCGTCATCGCCCTGCTGGCCCACCCCCTCACCGCCCACCTGCGCCGCGCCGAGGTGCGCCGGGCCGTGCACGGCGGCCGCCTCTGCCTCGCCACCCCCTTCCGCCCCGACGCCCCCTGGTCCCACACCACCGACGCCGGCCGCGCCACCGTCGCCGCCGCCCTCGCCGAGCGCGTCGTCACCATCCCGGATCGCGCCCCGACGCTGCTCGACGACGCGCCTCCCTGA